A genomic region of Branchiostoma lanceolatum isolate klBraLanc5 chromosome 4, klBraLanc5.hap2, whole genome shotgun sequence contains the following coding sequences:
- the LOC136433984 gene encoding YLP motif-containing protein 1-like isoform X1, translating to MYPSWNQQPYGSQQDMQGYQHQSQMNTYQQQLYWQHYYALQQNQQSNPPPASSAPPDPVGGLNPPLPSETGEKPPLPSEPPPQDNPPLPGNATEPAAGTANSAEAAKMTQLAEQARQWQAMKQWQEYQYSMMQQTMQQQQAWIVQQQENMQQQHAMQQMTPDQINTEVERQAEQFQKQYEQWQKQFEDWKEQHKNHPNQEQFLQYEQQWKQWQLQMEQMWAAQKEQLHKAKEMAQEQEQQPPPTPTSGAAFSQAGAMSTAPYSQTGTMSGPSYSQVGTMSGPSYSQAGPPYSQTGPPYSSAGTQAGTMSSQAGSMSRPPHSQSAGTGMQNTPYSQAGPMSGPPHSQPAGTGMQNTPYSQAGSMSGPPHSQTPGTGMQNAPYSQAGPMQGPGPNQGYPPRGPRFDGPRGPRFDGPRGSRFGGPRTPGFDGSSGPQFRGRGPMMEQNRPRFGPRGGQQQPGMRGPRPLLDDYGPAGRGNMFGQRQEQQTGPGGVEQGGGPMGRGRGFAQDFGRGIGRGDGESQGPGQLSGSGSKDDMEIDDSSESPDTAQGADMGQEYGNNQGPKPGMGRGFGGPGQGPGMGRGFSSQGPGMGRGFGGQGQGPGMGRGYGGQGQGPGMGRGFGGQGQGPAMGRGFSGQGQGPGIGRGFGGQAQGMGRGFGGPGQAQGMGRGMSGQGQGPDQGGGFSGQGQGPGMGRGFSSPGQTQGMGRGMSGLGQGPDKDGGQGQGHDVGPGFGSPGQRPGMGRGFGGPNQGPGQGRGFGNNQGQSQGPGEEGGFPRGGGSVQFGPGRGRGRGQEPGLQQGRGPGMGRGFQQDSQQGMGRGYGQEPGDFGAGRGRGFNMSEQSGDSNIPSLLGDSPGTGQATGGQEKSKEETEENQASEQSLGMDEDFRKSQGMTFGPRGQSPMQRPRGPGFGQAEGQRFGPRGRGFGQMEGGPRFGPRGSGFNQTERFGPRGRGLEQNEGPRFGPRGRGFDQTEGQRFGPRGRGFGQSEGPRFGPRGQSEGSRFGPRGRGFDQTEGASRFGPRGGVDQFGRPRFDPRNQEGVGSRGMMEGHGPRGMAPNQGPRPPGPGTASPAEEPKAASAQEGSKDVDLRTSRGKVDETKSQPDKGDKKGPDSKPEQGKKPEVPKQGTVASTGQPSQAPAGKSPAPSPAKQAIDKKTPEASKSSSQPSMVKTSAPQSSGSQTPAASTSTVSGAGPSPPVRGRGETASEVPEKGTGSNKEDKTEGGTPKFSQREADLLVKAAKDLKMIREAQEQLRRLEEISALQKVTAAMSEHLRPGSGRGRGRGQETGTESKDNKEGGIGRGKDVGRGAAGELGTRGPESSLGREPLRGPDSEQIPGTEQDMELASHSSRGSNHGRDLGGLEGARLGRGGPDEARMGYDERYKSYREREEVGYGEQPYRGYQDDYYEEESGRDPYGREQYRGRQHAYGDDRDYGGDPFQDPYYSRQDEYGEDYRRETPYYEDERPGEKYRREDPLRRGEEYGLTDDYRWAEVYGRGEEFPRGRDREPQPPGVDDTYLYERHAYSDDQYTLDRAGVREDSQSRGLAGRVVESIDYGHGEKAPGKGFSHLLTTSPAEAASKPSFSHLLSASTATAPPEAPAASQGSLFSRVSMVEEIDYGHGQHAPLGREVGADTFLRERGVVVGRAEEDRLSGRGIEGVPRERSRERSRDRTSLDDGRRGRSIEDARLPPREREVSRERDRERSWDRDRERSRDRERERERGFVREGDLPSRGRERDLPRDDRDRGRGLDDRYDRSRRREADDLDRYRVGRDRDTDREGFYPESSSSSYRDYDRDRHDRERDRESPPEGADSPSQGTSLSQSTFPPPPPTSRYERDRDPYARERDFYFDRQPYADRGAYGGGPPPPGHYDVRDPYGGPPPPQQPPEEPKPETVSAEDILKEPGRKNRPKQLVAILRGPPGCGKTHVARLIKEKETEAGASAPRIFSLDDYFMTEVEKTEKDPETGRRVKTKVLEYEYEPEMEETYRASMLKAFKKNLDNGFFPFMIVDAVNDKVKHFQPFWSAAKSKGFEVYLVELTAEPHACARKNTHKRTLKDITKILDRWESAPRHMMRMDVRMLLQEAAITEVEMEDFDNSQDSSQGDPQQSAGSKGPEEEEDAEEGQVFYAKSRWEMDTSEHQLDKLDGIRLHKKSAEDRRQSMSEFLSLVDEYNRNVQPGKKKVRWADIEERQDQEKKRARGFVVGQTQEDWERMTGGDSYAERALKRTKFF from the exons ATGTACCCATCGTGGAACCAGCAGCCGTACGGGTCCCAGCAGGACATGCAGGGCTACCAGCACCAGTCACAGATGAACACCTACCAGCAGCAGCTCTACTGGCAGCACTACTACGCCCTGCAGCAGAACCAGCAGAGCAACCCTCCACCGGCGTCTTCTGCGCCTCCCGATCCCGTGGGGGGCCTGAACCCCCCTCTCCCGTCAGAGACCGGGGAAAAGCCCCCCTTGCCGAGCGAGCCGCCGCCGCAAGACAACCCACCCTTGCCAGGCAACGCGACAGAG CCTGCAGCCGGTACAGCCAACTCCGCGGAAGCTGCTAAGATGACCCAGCTAGCCGAGCAGGCGCGACAGTGGCAGGCCATGAAGCAGTGGCAGGAGTACCAGTACAGCATGATGCAGCAGACCATGCAGCAACAGCAGGCCTGGATCGTGCAGCAACAAGAGAACATGCAGCAACAG CATGCCATGCAGCAGATGACCCCTGACCAGATCAACACGGAGGTCGAGCGGCAGGCGGAGCAGTTCCAGAAGCAGTACGAACAGTGGCAGAAGCAGTTCGAGGACTGGAAGGAGCAGCACAAGAACCACCCCAACCAG GAGCAGTTCCTTCAGTACGAGCAGCAGTGGAAGCAGTGGCAGCTGCAGATGGAGCAGATGTGGGCGGCGCAGAAGGAGCAGCTCCATAAAGCCAAGGAGATGGCACAAGAACAGGAACAACAACCACCACCAACCCCCACCTCAGGTGCAGCCTTCAGCCAGGCAGGGGCCATGTCCACCGCCCCCTATAGCCAGACAGGCACCATGTCAGGGCCTAGCTACAGCCAGGTTGGCACCATGTCCGGGCCTAGCTACAGCCAGGCTGGACCCCCCTACAGTCAGACAGGACCACCATACAGTTCAGCGGGTACCCAGGCTGGTACAATGTCTAGCCAAGCTGGCTCCATGTCCAGACCTCCCCACAGCCAGTCTGCAGGAACAGGTATGCAGAACACCCCTTACAGTCAGGCTGGGCCCATGTCTGGCCCTCCCCACAGCCAGCCTGCAGGAACAGGCATGCAGAACACCCCTTACAGTCAGGCCGGATCCATGTCTGGCCCTCCCCACAGCCAGACTCCAGGGACAGGCATGCAGAATGCTCCATACAGTCAGGCTGGGCCCATGCAGGGGCCGGGTCCTAACCAGGGTTACCCTCCCAGAGGGCCAAGGTTTGATGGGCCCAGAGGGCCGAGGTTCGACGGGCCACGTGGGTCACGGTTTGGCGGCCCAAGAACCCCAGGGTTTGACGGCTCGTCCGGCCCACAGTTCAGGGGCAGGGGACCCATGATGGAGCAGAACAGACCCAGGTTTGGCCCCCGGGGCGGACAGCAACAACCCGGGATGAGGGGGCCAAGGCCACTGCTGGATGACTACGGGCCAGCTGGAAGAGGAAACATGTTCGGCCAAAGACAGGAGCAACAGACAGGGCCAGGAGGTGTGGAGCAAGGTGGGGGACCCATGGGTAGGGGGAGGGGCTTTGCGCAGGACTTCGGCAGAGGGATTGGACGTGGCGATGGGGAAAGTCAGGGCCCAGGCCAGCTCTCGGGGTCTGGCAGCAAAGATGACATGGAAATTGACGACTCCAGTGAAAGTCCGGATACAGCACAAGGGGCAGACATGGGTCAAGAGTATGGTAATAACCAAGGTCCGAAACCTGGCATGGGACGTGGGTTTGGTGGCCCAGGACAAGGGCCAGGAATGGGTCGTGGATTCAGCAGTCAAGGGCCAGGAATGGGTCGTGGCTTCGGCGGCCAAGGACAGGGGCCAGGGATGGGCCGGGGCTATGGTGGCCAAGGACAAGGGCCTGGAATGGGCCGAGGCTTTGGTGGCCAAGGACAGGGGCCAGCGATGGGTCGAGGCTTTAGTGGCCAAGGACAAGGGCCTGGAATAGGTCGAGGCTTTGGTGGCCAAGCCCAAGGCATGGGACGTGGCTTTGGTGGCCCGGGACAAGCACAAGGAATGGGTCGGGGAATGAGTGGCCAAGGACAGGGGCCAGACCAAGGCGGAGGCTTCAGTGGCCAAGGACAAGGGCCAGGAATGGGTCGAGGCTTTAGTAGCCCAGGACAAACACAAGGAATGGGTCGTGGAATGAGTGGCCTGGGACAGGGGCCAGACAAAGATGGTGGCCAAGGACAAGGACACGACGTGGGTCCAGGGTTTGGCAGCCCTGGACAGCGGCCAGGCATGGGTAGAGGCTTTGGTGGTCCAAACCAAGGGCCAGGACAGGGCCGTGGCTTCGGCAACAACCAGGGACAGTCTCAAGGACCCGGCGAAGAAGGGGGCTTTCCTAGAGGTGGAGGGTCAGTGCAGTTTGGCCCAGGAAGGGGTCGAGGGAGGGGGCAAGAGCCAGGCCTGCAGCAGGGGAGAGGTCCGGGGATGGGACGGGGTTTCCAGCAGGACAGCCAACAAGGCATGGGTCGAGGGTACGGACAGGAGCCAGGGGACTTCGGAGCAGGGAGAGGCCGTGGTTTTAACATGTCGGAACAAAGTGGTGACAGCAATATACCATCCTTACTTGGAGACAGTCCAGGCACAGGTCAGGCAACGGGTGGCCAAGAAAAATCAAAAGAAGAAACTGAAGAGAATCAAGCATCCGAGCAATCCCTGGGCATGGATGAAGACTTCAGAAAGAGTCAAGGTATGACGTTCGGCCCTCGGGGACAGTCACCGATGCAGAGGCCGAGAGGACCAGGGTTCGGTCAGGCAGAGGGGCAGAGATTCGGCCCGAGAGGGAGAGGGTTTGGTCAGATGGAAGGCGGGCCACGCTTTGGCCCGAGAGGAAGTGGTTTCAACCAGACAGAACGGTTTGGTCCCAGGGGAAGAGGTCTGGAGCAAAACGAGGGCCCAAGATTCGGACCAAGGGGGAGAGGGTTTGACCAGACTGAAGGGCAGAGATTTGGTCCCAGAGGAAGAGGATTTGGCCAGTCTGAAGGTCCAAGATTCGGTCCAAGGGGTCAGAGTGAAGGGTCAAGATTCGGGCCAAGAGGTCGAGGATTTGACCAGACTGAAGGGGCTAGTAGGTTTGGACCAAGAGGAGGTGTTGACCAGTTTGGTAGACCAAGATTCGACCCTAGAAACCAGGAAGGGGTTGGGTCCAGGGGCATGATGGAGGGTCATGGGCCCAGAGGAATGGCTCCCAACCAAGGCCCCAGGCCCCCGGGTCCAGGCACTGCCAGCCCCGCCGAGGAGCCAAAAGCAGCTTCAGCACAAGAAGGGTCAAAAGATGTGGACCTGCGAACAAGCCGCGGCAAAGTGGACGAAACGAAGTCTCAGCCAGACAAAGGGGATAAGAAGGGTCCCGACTCAAAACCCGAACAGGGAAAGAAACCAGAAGTGCCAAAGCAGGGCACCGTGGCGTCCACTGGTCAACCGTCTCAAGCTCCTGCCGGCAAATCTCCCGCTCCCTCTCCAGCAAAACAAGCCATCGACAAAAAGACACCTGAAGCTTCTAAGTCTAGTTCTCAGCCGAGCATGGTGAAAACCTCTGCTCCTCAGTCCAGCGGCTCTCAAACGCCAGCAGCATCCACCTCTACTGTCTCAGGTGCAGGACCATCGCCTCCggtaagggggaggggcgaGACCGCCTCTGAAGTGCCAGAAAAAGGAACAGGAAGCAACAAGGAAGACAAAACAGAAGGCGGTACGCCAAAGTTCTCTCAACGAGAGGCTGACCTCTTGGTGAAGGCTGCTAAGGATCTAAAGATGATCAGGGAGGCACAGGAGCAGCTCAGAAGGCTGGAGGAGATCTCTGCACTACAGAAAGTCACCGCCGCCATGTCCGAGCACCTGAGACCCGGCTCAGGCAGGGGCAGGGGGCGAGGCCAGGAGACAGGTACGGAGTCTAAAGACAACAAGGAAGGGGGAATCGGCAGGGGAAAGGACGTAGGAAGAGGGGCAGCAGGAGAACTAGGTACTAGAGGGCCAGAATCCAGCCTGGGTCGCGAGCCATTGCGTGGTCCAGACTCCGAACAGATCCCTGGAACAGAGCAGGACATGGAGTTAGCCAGCCATTCCAGCAGGGGGTCCAACCACGGCAGAGACCTGGGGGGACTGGAGGGGGCCAGGCTGGGCCGCGGCGGGCCAGACGAGGCCAGGATGGGGTATGATGAGAGGTACAAGAGCTACCGAGAACGAGAGGAGGTCGGCTATGGGGAACAACCATACCGTGGCTAT CAGGATGACTATTACGAGGAGGAGAGCGGTAGAGACCCCTACGGTAGAGAACAGTACCGAGGGCGTCAGCATGCGTATGGTGATGACCGTGACTACGGCGGCGACCCCTTCCAGGACCCGTACTACAGCAGACAGGACGAGTACGGGGAGGACTACAGGAGGGAGACACCGTACTACGAg GATGAGAGGCCAGGTGAGAAGTACAGAAGAGAAGATCCGCTCCGGAGAGGAGAAGAGTACGGCTTGACGGACGACTACAGGTGGGCGGAGGTGTACGGGCGCGGGGAGGAGTTCCCCAGGGGGCGGGACAGAGAGCCCCAACCCCCCGGGGTGGACGACACTTACCTGTACGAGCGACACGCCTACTCCGATGATCAGTACACCTTGGACAG AGCCGGAGTTCGAGAAGATAGCCAGAGCCGGGGGTTGGCTGGCAGGGTGGTGGAGTCCATCGATTATGGGCACGGAGAAAAAG CACCAGGAAAAGGCTTCAGCCATCTCCTGACCACGTCCCCTGCGGAGGCAGCCAGCAAGCCTTCCTTCAGCCACCTCCTCTCAGCCTCAACAGCCACCGCACCGCCCGAGGCTCCCGCCGCCAGCCAGGGCAGCCTGTTCTCCCGGGTCAGCATGGTGGAGGAGATAGACTACGGGCACGGGCAGCATGCGCCTCTTGGACGCGAAGTCGGTGCCGACACGTTCCTGCGCGAACGCGGCGTCGTGGTCGGCCGGGCGGAAGAGGACCGGCTGTCTGGTCGGGGGATTGAAGGTGTGCCGCGGGAGAGGTCGCGCGAACGGTCCAGGGATCGGACGTCGTTGGACGACGGGAGACGTGGCAGGAGCATCGAGGACGCGAGGCTGCCCCCCAGGGAACGCGAGGTCTCACGAGAGAGGGATCGAGAGAGGAGCTGGGACAGAGACAGGGAGAGAAGCAGGGAccgagagagggagagagagagagggtttGTGAGGGAAGGAGACTTGCCGAGTCGTGGACGTGAGCGGGACCTGCCCAGGGACGACCGGGATCGTGGCAGAG GGTTGGACGACCGGTATGACAGGTCACGACGGCGGGAAGCAGACGACCTTGACCGGTACCGTGTTGGGAGAGACCGGGACACCGACCGGGAAGGATTCTATCCCGAgtcgtcatcgtcatcataCCGAGACTACGACCGTGACAGACATGACAGGGAGCGGGATAGAGAAAG TCCTCCTGAGGGGGCTGACTCCCCTTCTCAAGGAACCTCGCTCTCTCAATCAAC gtttccccctcctcctcccacATCGCGCTACGAGAGAGACCGAGACCCCTACGCGCGCGAGAGGGACTTCTACTTCGACCGACAACCTTACGCTGACCGGGGAGCGTACGGCggcggcccccctccccctggccACTACGACGTGCGAGACCCGTATGggggcccccctccccctcagcaGCCGCCGGAGGAACCTAAACCTGAGACGGTGTCAGCTGAGGACATCCTAAAGGAACCCGGCCGCAAGAACAGACCCAAACAG CTTGTTGCGATTCTTCGCGGTCCTCCCGGGTGTGGCAAAACCCACGTGGCAAGACTTATCAAA GAGAAGGAGACAGAAGCCGGCGCCAGCGCACCAAGAATCTTTTCACTCGACGACTACTTCATGACGGAAGTGGAGAAAACGGAGAAAGACCCTGAGACAGGCAGACGGGTCAAGACCAAG GTCCTAGAGTACGAGTACGAGCCTGAGATGGAGGAGACGTACCGTGCCAGCATGCTCAAGGCCTTCAAGAAGAACCTGGACAACGGGTTCTTCCCCTTCATGATCGTGGACGCCGTCAACGACAAGGTCAAACACTTCCAGCCCTTCTGGAGCGCAGCTAAGAGCAAGGGCTTCGAG GTGTACCTAGTTGAGCTGACTGCAGAGCCGCACGCCTGTGCCAGgaagaacacacacaaaagGACACTGAAGGACATCACCAAG ATCCTGGACCGGTGGGAGTCCGCCCCTCGTCACATGATGAGGATGGATGTGCGGATGCTGCTGCAGGAGGCCGCCATTACAGAG GTGGAGATGGAAGACTTCGACAACAGCCAGGACTCCTCCCAGGGAGACCCCCAGCAGAGTGCGGGAAGTAAAGGtccagaggaggaggaagatgctGAGGAGGGG